The Chryseolinea soli genome contains a region encoding:
- a CDS encoding nuclear transport factor 2 family protein — translation MKHFIQSLVLLFFVTGVSQVTFAQDPRESEIRRLEKLERESVLKGDSIPLFDKIWSPKMIVNTPANVVGTVEGTKAHFRSGDLHYLSFERNIEKMSFNDNVAIVMGGEVIKPQGKQINAGKVVTRRFTHVWQYANNSWSLIARQATIIKVE, via the coding sequence ATGAAACACTTCATTCAGTCACTAGTGCTTCTATTCTTTGTGACAGGAGTTTCTCAGGTCACATTTGCTCAAGACCCCCGGGAATCTGAAATCAGACGACTGGAAAAACTGGAAAGGGAATCGGTATTAAAAGGCGACTCCATCCCCCTATTCGACAAAATCTGGTCACCAAAAATGATCGTCAATACCCCGGCCAACGTGGTAGGGACCGTTGAAGGAACGAAGGCTCATTTCAGATCGGGTGATCTCCATTACTTATCCTTTGAAAGGAATATTGAGAAGATGTCGTTTAATGATAACGTCGCCATTGTCATGGGGGGAGAAGTGATCAAACCTCAAGGCAAGCAGATAAATGCGGGCAAAGTTGTGACCAGGAGGTTTACGCATGTCTGGCAGTATGCTAATAATAGCTGGAGTCTAATCGCGCGACAAGCAACGATCATAAAAGTAGAGTAG
- a CDS encoding SseB family protein: MNLSNYMKAVLKVSRDIAIDLGYSHIATIHFILADLENENSFLLPLLKSKHISSTDLKDKFRLGPRLEHVDALPLTVVAEKVLKEASLERAFHQGTEIEGFHVLLAATRVDDDCRRLMNSFDLGYHALQQHLLEQKVIATLRPHWEPVNELEYLLAQAIDEPAYRPAFTRNLRAAEIIFFTAFDKPPENHQYQILRFEGDVVPIFTSIHRAVEQQPLSADKKLVAINFVTFCKSFPEPFPTLILNPFSLYKKEFNPNEVKFWATGVTPVSSKEKDKTEDKNVYEFRIQVGTAYAKLKASLALYAQTRPQVLQINFGVSTNVTLGIAHRVLIGLRLNAGEDNVIPDIIEDVESIAWDLLGDELEFMIGNLDHQSGLMNSFREAQFIIYAPGQPTAQPVPDQPTPPQPEKWWKRLWK, from the coding sequence ATGAATTTGTCAAATTACATGAAGGCAGTGCTCAAAGTTTCGCGCGACATTGCCATCGATCTGGGTTACTCCCATATAGCGACCATCCATTTTATTCTGGCTGACCTGGAAAATGAGAACAGCTTCTTGCTTCCGCTGTTGAAATCAAAACATATCTCATCCACCGATTTAAAAGATAAATTCAGACTCGGGCCAAGGCTGGAACACGTAGACGCGCTTCCGCTTACCGTGGTGGCCGAAAAAGTACTCAAAGAAGCCAGTCTCGAACGAGCGTTTCACCAAGGCACTGAAATCGAAGGTTTTCACGTCCTGCTGGCGGCCACCCGCGTGGACGACGATTGCAGAAGATTGATGAATAGCTTCGATCTGGGATACCATGCCCTGCAGCAGCATCTCCTGGAACAGAAAGTTATCGCTACGTTGCGCCCTCACTGGGAGCCAGTGAATGAACTGGAGTACCTACTCGCACAGGCCATCGACGAACCCGCTTACCGGCCAGCCTTCACGCGCAATTTGAGAGCGGCGGAAATTATATTCTTCACGGCCTTCGACAAGCCACCCGAAAACCACCAATACCAGATCCTGCGATTCGAAGGCGATGTCGTCCCGATATTCACTTCCATTCACCGGGCAGTTGAACAACAGCCGTTATCGGCCGATAAAAAACTCGTCGCCATCAACTTCGTAACGTTTTGCAAGAGTTTTCCCGAGCCCTTTCCAACGTTAATACTCAATCCGTTCTCTCTGTACAAAAAAGAATTCAACCCAAACGAGGTGAAATTCTGGGCTACCGGGGTCACTCCTGTTTCTTCAAAAGAAAAAGACAAAACAGAAGATAAGAATGTCTATGAGTTTCGTATCCAGGTTGGCACAGCGTATGCCAAGCTAAAAGCATCGCTTGCCCTATACGCCCAAACAAGACCACAGGTTCTTCAGATAAATTTCGGCGTTTCCACCAACGTCACCCTGGGCATAGCACATCGCGTGCTCATCGGACTCAGGCTCAACGCCGGTGAAGACAATGTCATTCCTGATATTATAGAAGATGTTGAGAGCATCGCCTGGGATCTTCTCGGCGACGAGCTTGAATTCATGATCGGAAATCTCGACCACCAAAGCGGATTGATGAATTCATTTCGCGAAGCACAGTTTATCATTTATGCTCCCGGTCAACCCACTGCTCAACCTGTTCCCGATCAGCCAACGCCGCCACAACCGGAGAAATGGTGGAAACGACTTTGGAAATAG
- a CDS encoding TetR/AcrR family transcriptional regulator — MLYDETATDTETLIKIAAKKVFLKKGFAGTRLQEIADEAGIGRTALHYYFRNKEKLFVAVLQDFFKEVVSRMPSFDDAQLPIIERMKHFVTDYMDTAIKSPEIDLFMLNEFNENPDLFREIRGSLDHDLPERFLAAIQRGVDKGEIAGEPNQILMTLMSMCMFPFAGMSMIKGIMGLSDETFMRLMQARKEHLLHIVETAFRP; from the coding sequence ATGCTGTACGACGAAACGGCCACCGACACAGAGACCCTGATAAAAATCGCTGCCAAGAAGGTGTTCCTCAAAAAGGGGTTTGCCGGCACGCGGTTGCAGGAGATCGCGGATGAGGCGGGCATTGGCCGTACGGCGCTCCATTACTACTTCCGCAACAAGGAAAAGTTGTTTGTGGCTGTGTTGCAGGACTTTTTCAAAGAAGTGGTATCGCGAATGCCCAGTTTTGACGATGCACAATTGCCGATCATCGAACGGATGAAACACTTTGTAACAGACTATATGGACACCGCGATAAAGTCGCCCGAGATAGACCTGTTTATGCTCAATGAATTCAATGAGAATCCGGACCTCTTCCGCGAGATCAGGGGTTCACTGGATCATGATCTTCCCGAACGGTTTTTGGCTGCCATACAAAGAGGCGTTGACAAGGGCGAAATAGCCGGCGAGCCAAACCAAATTCTCATGACACTGATGTCCATGTGTATGTTTCCATTTGCGGGCATGTCTATGATCAAAGGGATCATGGGGCTTTCCGATGAAACTTTCATGAGACTGATGCAGGCCCGGAAAGAACACTTGCTTCACATCGTGGAAACCGCTTTTAGGCCCTAG
- a CDS encoding TolC family protein, producing the protein MKRKAFVVFAVLALMARGRVEAQQTYNLQQCTEIALKQSLQLKADALDLAKTDASIQQAYSALLPSVTVNGSYQYAPQVQASVIPAETFGGPEGTYTAARLGVRQTKYATAELSQNLYNPSALIGLKAAKILVTGNQLQIRSSQEDLVYNVAATYYNIQSLMKQEELTKLNLQNTEALLQSTTDQLKAGLATQTDADRLTVTRDNTRANLESLQNNKEKYYNLLKVLMNVPLSEPVAIDAFRDSEVMVMPEADYDAKQKTNYLQLMQSKRVAELDYKNIKAGYLPTLSLFANYGLYGYNNTANPFENINGKFYPTSAVGIRLKITVFDGFNIRYQARQRQMEINKLDVQAMQTLQQNEKDVADALADIRSNRVTYENQKRNLALAQKVMADINQQYQSGIVKVSDVINTTNDLQTAQNNYVTAVINLKQAEINLKKAQGTLLPDAANRID; encoded by the coding sequence ATGAAACGAAAAGCATTTGTGGTCTTTGCTGTTTTAGCGCTCATGGCGCGCGGAAGGGTAGAAGCGCAGCAAACCTATAACCTTCAGCAATGCACGGAGATCGCACTCAAACAAAGTCTTCAACTAAAGGCGGATGCACTTGATCTGGCGAAAACCGATGCGTCGATCCAACAAGCCTATAGTGCCTTACTGCCGAGTGTCACGGTGAATGGCTCCTACCAGTATGCACCCCAGGTACAGGCCAGCGTCATTCCCGCAGAAACATTCGGCGGACCGGAGGGGACTTACACGGCTGCACGTTTAGGTGTTCGTCAGACCAAGTACGCCACTGCGGAGCTCTCGCAGAATTTATACAATCCCTCGGCGCTCATCGGTTTGAAAGCCGCCAAGATCCTGGTCACCGGCAATCAACTGCAGATCAGGAGCAGCCAGGAGGACCTGGTTTACAACGTGGCGGCCACCTACTATAACATCCAGTCTTTGATGAAGCAGGAAGAACTGACGAAGCTGAATCTGCAGAACACGGAAGCACTCTTGCAAAGCACCACCGATCAATTGAAAGCCGGCCTGGCCACGCAAACCGACGCAGACCGCCTCACGGTCACACGCGACAACACCCGGGCTAACCTGGAAAGTCTTCAAAACAATAAAGAGAAATACTACAACCTGCTCAAAGTGCTGATGAACGTGCCGTTGAGTGAGCCTGTGGCCATCGACGCTTTCCGCGACAGCGAAGTGATGGTGATGCCGGAAGCTGACTATGATGCCAAGCAGAAAACAAATTATCTCCAGTTGATGCAAAGCAAACGGGTTGCCGAACTGGACTACAAGAACATCAAAGCGGGCTATCTCCCAACCCTGTCGCTATTCGCCAACTACGGACTCTATGGCTATAACAATACGGCCAATCCGTTCGAGAACATCAACGGCAAATTCTATCCGACCTCCGCTGTCGGCATCCGGTTAAAAATCACGGTTTTCGATGGCTTCAATATCCGGTACCAAGCCCGGCAGCGGCAAATGGAGATCAATAAACTGGATGTCCAGGCGATGCAGACCCTTCAGCAAAATGAAAAAGATGTAGCCGACGCGCTCGCCGACATCCGCAGCAACCGGGTGACCTACGAGAATCAAAAAAGAAATCTTGCCCTGGCACAGAAGGTAATGGCCGATATCAACCAGCAATATCAAAGCGGGATTGTGAAGGTGAGTGATGTGATCAACACCACCAATGACCTGCAAACCGCGCAAAACAATTACGTAACGGCGGTGATCAATCTCAAGCAAGCGGAGATCAATCTGAAAAAAGCACAGGGAACGCTGCTGCCCGATGCAGCCAACCGTATCGATTAA
- a CDS encoding efflux RND transporter periplasmic adaptor subunit, which yields MNRSTKITITVVIAGALVATVAFKLMSNQKEVAAKVYHPDINTAVVVQVDTVDAGRFDVTAAFTGSFSPNREVTIGSETSGRVVNVNVQEGSQVSTGQRIAQLDDRLVQAQLQSAQASYDRAVNTLARYQQGSSGVTQLQMDNAKTEILTTQAQIEQLKTQIRQFTISAPFGGIITSRSFELGAIVSPGMQMATLTDISSVKLEISVPEKSIAQFSLGQTIYVKTDVYPDAPFRGKVDMIGSKADASHNFQVKILVPNPKSAIKSGMYGTVVLNSEASGDALTIPRSALLGSSVKPQVYVVEAGVSKLRDIQTGSGNELRIEVVGGLRKGEIVVSGGLVNLSDGTKVSIAN from the coding sequence GTGAACAGATCAACAAAAATTACGATCACCGTAGTGATCGCAGGAGCCTTGGTTGCCACTGTGGCATTCAAGCTGATGAGCAATCAAAAAGAAGTAGCAGCCAAAGTCTACCACCCCGACATCAATACCGCGGTGGTGGTTCAGGTCGACACGGTCGATGCGGGCAGGTTTGATGTGACGGCCGCGTTTACCGGATCGTTCAGTCCGAACCGGGAAGTGACCATTGGTTCAGAGACCAGCGGGAGAGTTGTAAACGTAAACGTTCAGGAGGGGTCGCAGGTGAGCACGGGGCAACGCATTGCCCAGTTAGACGATCGGCTTGTCCAGGCGCAATTGCAATCTGCACAAGCCAGCTATGACCGGGCCGTGAACACTCTTGCGCGATATCAACAAGGCAGCTCGGGCGTAACACAGCTTCAGATGGACAATGCAAAAACGGAGATCCTGACCACGCAAGCACAAATAGAGCAATTGAAAACACAGATCCGGCAGTTTACAATTTCAGCGCCGTTCGGCGGCATTATTACAAGCCGTAGTTTCGAGTTGGGCGCCATTGTATCGCCCGGCATGCAGATGGCTACGTTGACCGATATCAGTTCGGTGAAACTGGAGATCAGCGTTCCCGAAAAAAGTATCGCACAGTTCAGCCTGGGCCAGACGATCTACGTGAAGACGGATGTTTATCCCGACGCGCCCTTCAGGGGAAAAGTTGACATGATCGGGTCGAAGGCCGATGCATCGCATAATTTCCAGGTGAAGATACTGGTTCCAAATCCCAAGTCTGCTATAAAGTCAGGTATGTACGGCACGGTGGTGCTCAACTCCGAGGCTTCAGGCGATGCACTCACCATACCGCGTTCGGCGTTGTTGGGCTCTTCTGTAAAGCCCCAGGTTTACGTTGTGGAAGCGGGTGTTTCAAAACTCCGCGACATCCAAACGGGAAGTGGAAATGAACTCCGCATCGAGGTTGTTGGCGGCTTGCGAAAGGGTGAAATAGTTGTCTCGGGTGGGTTGGTGAACCTGAGTGACGGAACGAAAGTGTCTATCGCGAATTAA
- a CDS encoding efflux RND transporter permease subunit produces the protein MTLTEISIKRPSLIIVIFTVLIAGGIFCYTKLSYELMPDMSQPTLVVTTQYPGAAPVNVEQTVTKEIEDVLSGVDGIKSISSQSLEGNSIITAEFNVSTDIDSKEQEVQRKINNILSELPTDVKSPSISKVTPSDSPIMQLAATSKLSNADFYDIMKNEINPQFQQISGVGEITLIGGQEREIQVNVMKDKLDYYGLSILSITQAINNANVEFPAGKVKSESHGQMTVRLAGKFTSVSQLNDLTVALPVAGSPVKLGEVATVSDLTKDPASVFRYNGQNAIGLLIKKQGDANAVEISKQVKEKIASLEKKYANDGVQFIIADDSADYTLDSAEGVMHDLMIAVILVAAIMVLFLHSLRDSVIVLVAIPTSLISTFIAMYFFGFSLNLMSLLALSLVIGILVDDSIVVLENIHRHLHMGKDKRTAALDGRNEIGFSALAITMVDVVVFGPLCLIQNTIGDVLRQYSVTIVVATLMSLFVCYTLTPWLASRFGKITILSNNSFFHKPLIWFEQMLEALTEWYTGALQWALKHKLIMSGFIVALFGVIGVVMNMGVIGNEFVTESDKGQFRLALEFDKSLTVKQNNLRSIGVENYLRKQPDVTTVFSNVAGSSTSSLVAGVGSDYKTELTVTLIDKTERSVSTEQLMLKKSQEISRLFPGVKVSPSMVSLVNGGDPIQIVLNGENSQELMAAANELKARIALMPGAINTSLSVEAGNPEVEVNIDREKMGQLGLNIYNVGATLQNAYAGNDDAKYRVGNNEYDIRVKFDDFNKHDVEDVKDVTFVNNSGQIIKLSQFANVVQSSGPSVLERKDRRASVTVKSNILGITSGELGDRINQSLAEKPLPAGIDMRWTGDAERQSESFGSLAAAIVAALLLMYLVMVALYNNFVYPFVVLFAIPVAFIGVFLALALTKSSMSIFTILGMIMLLGLVSKNAILIVDFANHRKEHGDSTWTALIAAGKTRLRPILMTTLAMVIGMIPIATSTAAGSEWKNGLAWVLIGGLTTSLCLTVFVVPIVYYCVDRVGDLWRKRFPKKEETLSGTVVSH, from the coding sequence ATGACATTAACCGAAATATCCATCAAACGACCCTCCCTGATCATCGTGATCTTTACGGTCCTGATTGCCGGGGGCATTTTCTGCTACACCAAGCTCAGCTATGAGCTGATGCCCGACATGAGTCAGCCTACGCTGGTGGTAACGACCCAGTATCCGGGTGCCGCACCCGTTAACGTCGAACAAACGGTGACCAAGGAAATCGAAGACGTGCTCAGCGGTGTCGACGGGATCAAATCCATTTCGTCGCAGTCGCTGGAAGGCAACTCGATCATCACAGCTGAATTCAACGTCAGCACTGACATCGACAGCAAAGAGCAGGAAGTGCAGCGGAAGATCAACAATATTTTAAGTGAGCTCCCAACCGATGTGAAGTCGCCGAGCATTTCAAAGGTTACGCCGAGCGACTCGCCGATCATGCAATTGGCCGCAACGTCGAAATTGAGCAATGCGGATTTTTACGACATCATGAAGAACGAGATCAACCCGCAGTTTCAACAAATTTCCGGTGTGGGCGAGATCACGTTGATCGGTGGACAGGAAAGGGAAATACAGGTGAATGTCATGAAGGATAAACTCGATTACTATGGTCTTTCTATCCTGAGCATAACACAAGCGATCAACAACGCTAACGTAGAATTTCCGGCGGGCAAAGTGAAGTCGGAAAGCCATGGGCAGATGACGGTGCGTCTGGCTGGAAAATTTACATCTGTTTCGCAATTAAATGATCTTACGGTTGCCCTTCCCGTGGCAGGGAGTCCGGTGAAGTTGGGGGAAGTGGCAACCGTTTCTGATTTAACAAAAGATCCGGCGTCAGTCTTCCGGTACAACGGACAGAATGCGATCGGCCTGTTGATAAAGAAGCAAGGCGATGCCAACGCCGTGGAGATCAGCAAACAGGTGAAGGAAAAGATCGCTTCTCTGGAAAAGAAATATGCAAACGACGGGGTTCAATTTATTATCGCCGACGATTCGGCCGATTACACGCTCGATTCGGCCGAGGGGGTGATGCATGATCTGATGATCGCGGTCATCCTGGTTGCGGCCATCATGGTCTTGTTCCTGCATAGCCTGAGAGATTCTGTGATTGTCTTAGTGGCCATTCCCACCTCACTGATCTCTACTTTCATTGCCATGTACTTCTTCGGGTTTAGCCTGAACCTGATGAGTTTGCTGGCCCTTTCGCTGGTCATCGGCATCCTGGTTGACGATAGCATCGTGGTGCTGGAGAACATCCACCGGCACTTGCATATGGGTAAAGACAAGCGCACGGCAGCATTGGACGGTCGTAATGAAATCGGATTTTCGGCACTGGCCATCACCATGGTCGACGTTGTGGTGTTCGGTCCGCTGTGTCTCATACAGAATACCATTGGTGACGTGCTCCGCCAGTATTCGGTAACGATCGTGGTGGCAACGCTCATGAGTTTGTTTGTTTGTTATACCCTCACGCCCTGGCTTGCCTCGCGTTTTGGGAAAATAACGATACTCAGCAACAATAGCTTTTTTCATAAACCACTGATCTGGTTCGAGCAGATGCTTGAGGCGTTGACCGAATGGTACACCGGGGCACTGCAATGGGCGTTGAAGCACAAGTTGATCATGTCGGGTTTTATTGTTGCGCTTTTTGGTGTGATCGGGGTGGTGATGAACATGGGCGTGATCGGCAATGAATTTGTTACCGAAAGCGACAAAGGACAATTCCGTCTTGCCCTGGAGTTCGACAAGAGCCTGACAGTGAAACAAAACAACCTGCGTAGCATCGGGGTCGAGAACTATCTGCGCAAGCAACCCGACGTGACTACGGTTTTCAGCAACGTGGCGGGTAGCAGCACGTCCTCGCTCGTTGCCGGGGTAGGTTCGGATTATAAAACCGAGTTGACGGTGACCCTGATCGATAAAACGGAGCGGAGTGTTTCTACTGAGCAACTGATGTTGAAGAAGAGCCAGGAAATCTCCAGGCTGTTCCCCGGCGTGAAAGTGAGTCCCAGCATGGTGAGCCTGGTCAACGGCGGCGACCCGATTCAGATCGTTTTGAATGGCGAGAACAGCCAGGAGCTGATGGCTGCGGCCAACGAACTGAAAGCGCGCATTGCCCTCATGCCCGGTGCGATCAATACCAGTTTGAGCGTAGAAGCTGGAAATCCCGAAGTTGAAGTGAACATCGACCGGGAGAAAATGGGACAGTTGGGACTGAACATTTACAACGTCGGTGCGACATTACAGAACGCCTATGCCGGCAACGATGACGCGAAGTACCGCGTCGGCAATAATGAATACGACATCCGTGTAAAGTTTGATGACTTCAACAAACACGATGTAGAGGACGTGAAAGATGTCACGTTCGTAAACAATTCCGGGCAGATCATCAAGCTATCGCAGTTTGCAAACGTCGTGCAGAGCAGCGGCCCCAGTGTGTTGGAGCGCAAGGACAGACGCGCTTCCGTGACGGTGAAGAGCAACATACTCGGTATTACATCGGGCGAACTAGGCGACAGGATCAACCAATCGCTGGCCGAAAAACCGCTGCCGGCAGGTATCGACATGCGATGGACGGGTGATGCCGAGCGTCAGTCTGAATCGTTTGGATCGCTGGCCGCGGCGATCGTGGCGGCGCTGCTGCTGATGTACCTGGTGATGGTGGCCTTGTACAACAATTTCGTTTATCCTTTCGTCGTGTTGTTTGCCATTCCGGTTGCCTTTATCGGTGTGTTTCTTGCCCTGGCGCTTACCAAATCTTCGATGAGCATTTTTACCATCCTGGGGATGATCATGTTGCTGGGGTTGGTGTCCAAAAATGCGATCCTGATCGTCGATTTTGCCAACCATCGCAAAGAGCACGGCGACAGCACCTGGACGGCACTGATCGCTGCCGGGAAAACAAGGTTGCGTCCCATCTTGATGACGACCCTGGCCATGGTGATCGGTATGATTCCCATTGCCACCAGCACGGCGGCGGGAAGTGAATGGAAAAATGGATTGGCTTGGGTGCTTATCGGGGGACTCACCACAAGCCTGTGTCTCACGGTTTTTGTCGTGCCGATCGTATACTACTGTGTTGACCGGGTGGGCGACCTCTGGAGAAAGAGATTTCCAAAAAAAGAAGAAACGCTTTCCGGCACGGTAGTGTCGCACTGA
- a CDS encoding PD40 domain-containing protein produces the protein MNLLFPWLYAICLSIASASIHPSLRMKDAAVATPVIMAESILSTEDDEFGGTLSPDGKLFFFCKRAPTTGRSNYIAICFVENKNGSWANVQVAPFSGQYRDFNPQFSADGSKLYFMSTRPVTTGVAKNDSDIWFVERKTNGWSEPVHLGEAVNSPYVEYACSFANTGDMYLSSGRNGRDVRMYVSRLTNGEYQAPEELSEVVNTVLPALDACIAPDESYLLFTSAGNDDMIVPKQGVIYPRSDLYICYKIQGTWSKPTILPEPLNSVADDGSPAVSRDGKTLFFTSKRNFASIPMAKKLNHQELEKQLHGTLNGLGNIYAVSTDGLKTKGQ, from the coding sequence ATGAATCTCTTATTCCCCTGGCTATACGCAATCTGTCTGTCGATTGCTTCTGCATCGATACACCCATCGCTTCGTATGAAAGATGCGGCCGTGGCAACTCCCGTGATCATGGCCGAAAGTATTCTTTCGACCGAAGACGATGAGTTTGGCGGAACGTTGTCGCCGGATGGGAAGCTGTTCTTCTTTTGTAAACGTGCGCCCACAACCGGGAGGAGCAATTACATCGCGATCTGTTTTGTGGAAAATAAAAACGGATCGTGGGCCAACGTGCAAGTGGCTCCGTTTTCGGGGCAGTATCGCGACTTCAATCCGCAGTTCTCCGCAGACGGCAGCAAACTCTACTTCATGTCAACGCGACCCGTGACAACCGGTGTAGCCAAAAACGACAGCGACATTTGGTTTGTCGAACGAAAGACAAACGGCTGGAGTGAGCCGGTCCACCTCGGTGAAGCGGTGAACAGCCCGTATGTCGAATATGCCTGTTCGTTTGCTAACACCGGCGACATGTATCTGAGCAGCGGGAGAAACGGCCGCGATGTACGCATGTATGTATCGCGGTTGACGAATGGGGAATACCAGGCACCCGAGGAGCTGAGCGAAGTGGTCAACACCGTATTGCCGGCCTTGGATGCCTGCATCGCGCCCGATGAAAGTTACCTGTTGTTTACTTCGGCCGGAAACGACGACATGATCGTTCCGAAGCAGGGTGTCATTTATCCGAGAAGCGACTTATACATCTGCTACAAGATCCAGGGAACGTGGTCAAAGCCAACGATTCTTCCCGAACCCTTGAACTCGGTCGCCGACGACGGAAGTCCCGCTGTGTCGCGCGATGGGAAGACACTCTTTTTCACCAGCAAAAGAAATTTTGCATCGATACCAATGGCCAAAAAGCTCAATCACCAGGAGCTGGAAAAGCAGTTGCACGGCACGCTGAATGGTTTGGGAAACATCTATGCCGTGAGTACAGACGGATTGAAAACAAAAGGGCAATGA
- a CDS encoding PD40 domain-containing protein: MTKRLVQIGLFITLTSAAIAQALPFAKKDKADTITLFGEGIISTPDDEFGGTFTPDGKTVFFSKSVPGSYFYTICFSEFKNGTWTAPQVAPFSGTYRDFDPVIAPDGETMLFASDRPVGDEAKHDYDIWMVQRTGTGWGKPTRLPEPVNSAFDEHFASMAASGNIYFSSTRPDSTGNQTGSDVYSSKRVDGTYKTAERMNAVSTDAFELDVIIAPDESYILVGAAGRPDGLGGFDIFISRQVKGQWHEAVNAGPKINSPFRDYSPRISPDGKYLFFTSERDFTTLRKPTAPLTYPELVKFFRGTLNGLGNIYQIDLDEIVKSK, from the coding sequence ATGACAAAACGTTTGGTCCAGATCGGCTTGTTCATCACGCTGACATCTGCGGCGATAGCGCAGGCCTTACCGTTTGCCAAGAAGGACAAAGCCGATACCATCACCTTATTTGGCGAAGGCATTATCTCTACACCGGATGATGAATTCGGTGGAACGTTTACACCCGATGGAAAAACAGTATTCTTCTCCAAGAGCGTGCCGGGATCCTATTTTTATACCATCTGCTTTTCAGAATTCAAAAACGGAACGTGGACTGCGCCACAGGTTGCGCCTTTCTCCGGCACCTACCGTGACTTCGACCCGGTGATTGCGCCCGACGGAGAAACGATGTTGTTCGCATCCGACAGACCCGTGGGCGATGAGGCCAAGCATGACTACGACATCTGGATGGTGCAACGCACAGGAACCGGGTGGGGGAAACCAACCCGCCTTCCCGAACCGGTCAACTCCGCATTCGACGAACATTTCGCTTCGATGGCTGCCAGCGGAAACATCTACTTCAGCTCAACACGTCCCGACTCCACTGGAAACCAAACCGGTTCCGATGTATACTCAAGCAAACGCGTGGATGGAACGTATAAAACAGCGGAGCGCATGAACGCCGTGAGCACGGATGCCTTCGAGCTGGATGTCATTATTGCGCCTGATGAAAGCTATATTCTTGTTGGCGCCGCCGGAAGACCGGATGGACTGGGTGGCTTCGACATCTTCATCAGCCGGCAGGTTAAAGGACAATGGCACGAGGCCGTGAATGCAGGCCCAAAAATAAACTCCCCGTTTCGCGACTACAGTCCACGGATCTCGCCCGACGGCAAATACCTGTTCTTTACTTCAGAACGCGATTTTACAACCTTGCGAAAGCCCACCGCGCCCCTCACGTATCCCGAGCTGGTAAAGTTTTTCCGGGGCACGCTCAACGGGTTGGGTAACATCTATCAGATCGACCTCGATGAAATTGTAAAATCGAAGTAA
- a CDS encoding PD40 domain-containing protein gives MKNLFLIALTMLMMQCVRDQRRQISGNYPQPLPDSIALPFLPGIVSSDSLDFNAAFSSDGERFYFSRSSHGKWMIYMTELREGSWGKPVLAPFTETEYSQADPFISRDGTLYYISNRPRYAGDTIPDYDIWFIRPQPDGSWSKPENPEGVNSDSTEYYMSRAANGNLYFASNRSGTLGSHDIYVSRHVDGGYITPENLGPAINSAQMEHDPMISPDEQYLIFTSVDRADSYGSGDLYYSQRSSDGTWSPAKNMGSKFNTKTYEYCAYLTPDGQYLFYSTNYDVKWISARHFPW, from the coding sequence ATGAAGAATCTTTTCCTGATAGCCCTCACGATGCTGATGATGCAGTGCGTCCGTGACCAGCGACGCCAGATTTCGGGCAACTATCCCCAACCTTTGCCTGATTCCATTGCCCTGCCTTTCCTTCCCGGAATTGTGAGCAGCGACTCGCTTGACTTCAATGCAGCCTTTTCTTCGGATGGAGAGCGTTTTTATTTTTCAAGATCAAGCCATGGGAAATGGATGATCTACATGACGGAATTGCGGGAAGGTTCTTGGGGCAAGCCCGTGCTGGCGCCGTTTACTGAAACCGAGTATTCGCAAGCAGACCCCTTTATATCCCGCGACGGAACGTTATATTATATTTCAAACCGGCCCCGATATGCGGGCGACACCATTCCGGATTACGATATCTGGTTTATCCGCCCGCAACCCGATGGCTCATGGTCTAAGCCCGAAAATCCCGAAGGTGTAAACTCGGATAGTACCGAATACTACATGTCCCGTGCGGCCAATGGCAATTTGTACTTTGCATCCAATCGTTCGGGGACGCTGGGATCGCATGACATTTATGTCAGCCGGCACGTCGATGGCGGGTATATAACTCCAGAAAACCTTGGGCCGGCCATCAACTCGGCGCAAATGGAACACGATCCCATGATCTCACCGGATGAACAATACCTTATTTTTACTTCCGTTGATCGGGCCGATTCGTACGGCAGCGGCGATCTTTACTATTCACAGCGCAGCAGCGATGGTACGTGGAGCCCTGCGAAAAACATGGGCAGTAAATTCAATACGAAGACGTATGAATACTGTGCCTATCTGACGCCGGACGGGCAGTATCTCTTTTATAGCACCAACTACGATGTGAAGTGGATCAGCGCCCGGCACTTTCCGTGGTAG